One genomic segment of Pedobacter endophyticus includes these proteins:
- a CDS encoding S8 family serine peptidase, with translation MNKHNFFKVLITGTFVVALPLFVNAQKANWQNLDLKTDSAFGISTEKAYKELLKGKKSTKVIVAVNDGGVEATHEDLKRVMWVNAKEIAGNGKDDDKNGYADDIHGWNFIGGPKGSVNFETLELTRLVRRDQERFATTTDANVAEKDKADWEAFKARRADLEKQLAEAKAGLANINGFKAALDGVVKKIGKEEPTAEDFKNFKPSNYLEERIQGIMGEQLEKGSFKDFYEDQIKEGLDYYTRQAEYNLNLDYDPRSIVGDNPNDATEKFYGNNDVAGPDAMHGTHVAGIIAADRTNKIGINGVADNVVIMGVRCTPNGDERDKDVANAIRYAVDNGAKVINMSFGKAYSWDKAAVDAAVKYAVSKDVLLVHAAGNENKDLEVENNFPTQKYLDGGVASSWITVGASGPKDDETLKASFSNFGKTQVDVFAPGVDIYSTVPGSKYKNLNGTSMASPVVAGLAALIRSYYPKLTAVQVKEIIMKSVTKVNHNVSYKKGEEGAEETVSVPFADLCVSGGIVNAYNALKLAATY, from the coding sequence ATGAACAAGCATAATTTTTTCAAGGTGCTAATAACCGGCACATTTGTAGTTGCACTGCCTTTGTTTGTGAACGCACAAAAGGCAAATTGGCAAAATCTCGATCTAAAAACAGACTCTGCTTTTGGTATCAGTACAGAAAAGGCGTATAAGGAGTTGCTGAAAGGCAAAAAATCAACGAAGGTAATCGTTGCTGTTAACGATGGTGGTGTAGAAGCCACGCACGAAGACTTAAAACGTGTGATGTGGGTGAACGCAAAGGAAATTGCAGGCAATGGCAAGGATGATGACAAAAACGGCTACGCAGACGACATTCACGGCTGGAACTTTATTGGCGGGCCAAAGGGATCGGTCAATTTCGAAACACTTGAGCTAACACGTTTGGTTCGCCGCGACCAGGAGCGCTTTGCCACTACTACCGATGCCAATGTAGCTGAGAAAGATAAGGCCGATTGGGAAGCTTTTAAGGCCAGACGAGCTGATCTTGAAAAACAACTTGCCGAAGCAAAAGCGGGTCTTGCCAATATTAATGGCTTTAAGGCTGCGTTAGATGGCGTTGTGAAGAAAATTGGTAAGGAAGAACCAACAGCCGAAGATTTTAAGAACTTCAAGCCGTCGAACTATTTGGAGGAAAGGATTCAAGGTATAATGGGCGAGCAATTGGAAAAAGGCAGCTTTAAGGATTTTTACGAAGATCAAATTAAAGAAGGTTTGGATTATTACACCCGTCAGGCCGAATACAATTTAAATCTTGATTACGATCCGCGTAGTATCGTTGGCGATAACCCGAACGACGCTACAGAGAAATTTTATGGAAATAACGACGTAGCAGGCCCTGATGCCATGCACGGAACGCACGTAGCCGGAATTATTGCTGCTGATAGAACCAATAAAATCGGAATTAACGGTGTGGCAGATAATGTGGTAATTATGGGCGTTCGTTGTACGCCAAACGGCGATGAACGCGATAAAGATGTTGCCAATGCCATCCGTTATGCGGTTGATAATGGCGCCAAGGTAATTAACATGAGTTTTGGTAAAGCCTACAGCTGGGATAAAGCAGCGGTAGACGCGGCGGTAAAATATGCGGTATCGAAAGATGTGCTTTTAGTACATGCCGCAGGTAACGAGAACAAAGACCTTGAAGTGGAGAACAATTTCCCAACGCAAAAATATTTAGATGGAGGCGTGGCAAGTTCGTGGATAACGGTTGGTGCATCGGGCCCGAAAGACGACGAAACATTGAAAGCCAGTTTCTCTAACTTTGGTAAAACTCAGGTTGATGTGTTTGCCCCGGGTGTTGATATTTACTCAACCGTTCCGGGTTCTAAATACAAAAACTTAAACGGAACGAGTATGGCCTCTCCGGTTGTTGCAGGTTTGGCAGCGTTAATCCGCTCGTACTATCCGAAACTTACTGCGGTGCAGGTGAAAGAAATTATCATGAAATCAGTTACCAAAGTAAATCACAACGTTTCATACAAAAAAGGTGAAGAAGGTGCCGAAGAAACAGTTTCTGTTCCTTTCGCTGACTTATGTGTAAGCGGCGGTATTGTAAATGCTTACAATGCGTTAAAACTGGCAGCTACTTACTAA
- a CDS encoding TonB-dependent receptor: MKTLFTALLLLFTINIFAQTGRIKGSVTTADGKPAAQVSIRFERTKRTAVVDENGTFAFVKVPAGTYTLIASYTGLITQKKQVKVIANEEVMVNFVLTENEEQLQEVVVSSSKMHSRQSEMVSKMPLKNLENAQVYNIVSKEMMREQMQVNYQEALNNIPGVVTSTVSGGNGGAYAQMRGFYSTGGFVDGLAAVQNAGTDPINLERIEAIKGPSGTLFGSTASYGGLINRVTKKPYEFLGGEISYSSGTNNLNRLTVDFNSPLNQDKTVLFRINAALHNENSFQDYGYKKNFAVAPSFLFKVNDKLSIFLNSEIYQSNWIGTYYNYSFPSNITKIAQLPIGYKQTLIGEGLESRISTLNHAVRAEYQLAPNWKSITAFSSMQNVWQPSYFYGLSWNSDNLYTRTVGKVSRAAFNTLNIQENVQGEFHIGKLKNKLLFGLDYYDNDNTFSGYPDKDYDILTLPSQAVLPISEAKLDSLYNNEQLDASSFGQRTFSIYASDVINISDRFSAMLSLRMDRFHNKTPINNGVKSENDAYKQTTFSPKFGLVYQALKDRLSVFASYSNGFVNKGAVQQQDGSVSVFKSEQANQIEAGMKIETRDKKLSGSISYFNILVTNKVRFDDVTRLQIQDGSQRHSGVELDLFATPIPGLSINAGYTYLNPKYEKIEAQLQGKLPVTTPKHAANLWASYKFANGIGLAIGGNYAAKSFGNNANTFTLPAYTVINSSVFYEWNNLRLGLKVNNLGNQKYWDINYYPQNLRQFIGNVGYRF, encoded by the coding sequence ATGAAAACACTTTTTACTGCATTACTCCTACTATTTACCATCAACATATTTGCCCAAACGGGCCGCATTAAAGGTTCCGTAACCACAGCCGATGGCAAGCCCGCGGCACAGGTAAGCATCAGGTTTGAAAGAACGAAACGGACAGCGGTTGTGGACGAAAATGGAACTTTCGCCTTTGTTAAAGTGCCAGCGGGAACATACACGCTTATAGCAAGTTATACGGGTTTGATTACGCAAAAAAAGCAGGTAAAAGTAATTGCGAACGAGGAGGTAATGGTAAATTTTGTGCTGACAGAAAACGAAGAGCAACTGCAGGAGGTAGTGGTGTCGTCATCTAAAATGCACTCCCGACAGAGCGAAATGGTGTCTAAAATGCCCTTAAAAAACCTAGAAAATGCTCAGGTATACAACATTGTGAGCAAAGAAATGATGAGAGAACAGATGCAGGTTAATTATCAGGAAGCCTTAAATAATATTCCGGGAGTGGTAACCAGCACCGTTTCTGGCGGAAATGGAGGCGCTTACGCCCAAATGAGGGGATTTTATTCGACAGGCGGATTTGTAGACGGGCTGGCAGCAGTTCAAAATGCGGGCACCGACCCGATAAACCTGGAGCGTATCGAAGCCATCAAGGGCCCATCGGGTACCTTGTTCGGCTCCACGGCATCTTACGGCGGCCTCATTAATCGGGTAACCAAAAAACCTTATGAATTTCTGGGCGGCGAAATTTCCTATTCATCGGGAACCAACAACCTAAACCGCTTAACGGTTGATTTTAACAGTCCGCTGAACCAAGACAAGACCGTGCTCTTCCGCATCAACGCGGCCTTGCATAACGAAAACAGTTTTCAGGACTATGGCTATAAAAAGAACTTTGCGGTAGCCCCAAGTTTTCTATTCAAGGTAAACGATAAGCTGTCGATATTCCTGAACAGCGAAATCTATCAATCGAACTGGATAGGAACCTATTATAATTATAGTTTTCCATCCAATATAACCAAAATAGCGCAATTGCCTATCGGCTATAAGCAAACTTTAATTGGCGAGGGATTGGAGAGCCGCATCAGTACCTTAAACCATGCAGTTAGGGCCGAATATCAGTTGGCGCCCAATTGGAAATCCATCACCGCCTTTTCTTCGATGCAAAATGTTTGGCAGCCAAGCTATTTTTATGGACTATCATGGAATTCGGATAATTTATATACCCGTACGGTGGGAAAAGTTAGCAGGGCGGCCTTTAATACCCTCAACATTCAGGAAAACGTTCAGGGTGAATTTCATATCGGAAAGCTAAAAAACAAGTTGTTGTTTGGTTTGGATTACTATGATAATGATAACACTTTCAGTGGGTATCCCGACAAAGACTATGATATACTGACGCTTCCCTCGCAAGCGGTACTGCCCATATCCGAAGCGAAGTTGGATAGCCTTTATAATAACGAACAGTTAGATGCCTCTTCTTTCGGGCAACGTACATTTTCCATATATGCCTCTGATGTAATTAACATTTCGGATCGATTTTCGGCGATGTTAAGCTTGAGAATGGATCGTTTTCACAATAAGACACCTATAAATAATGGAGTGAAGAGCGAGAACGATGCTTATAAGCAAACTACCTTTTCGCCAAAGTTCGGGTTGGTTTACCAAGCTTTGAAAGATCGTCTTTCTGTGTTTGCCAGTTATTCGAATGGTTTTGTGAACAAGGGAGCCGTACAGCAACAAGATGGAAGCGTGAGTGTATTTAAGTCCGAGCAGGCCAACCAGATCGAAGCGGGAATGAAGATAGAAACGAGGGACAAAAAACTGAGCGGCTCAATCAGTTATTTTAATATACTGGTAACTAATAAGGTCAGATTTGATGATGTTACAAGACTGCAGATTCAGGATGGTAGCCAGCGCCATTCGGGCGTTGAACTTGATTTGTTCGCCACGCCCATACCGGGCCTCAGCATCAATGCGGGCTACACCTACCTCAATCCCAAGTACGAAAAAATCGAAGCCCAATTACAGGGCAAGCTTCCCGTAACTACGCCAAAACACGCTGCCAACCTGTGGGCAAGCTATAAATTTGCAAATGGCATTGGCCTGGCCATTGGTGGGAACTATGCCGCTAAATCTTTCGGCAACAACGCCAATACCTTTACGCTTCCGGCCTATACGGTTATCAATTCTTCGGTGTTTTACGAGTGGAACAACCTTAGGCTCGGCCTGAAAGTGAACAACCTGGGCAACCAAAAATATTGGGACATTAATTATTATCCCCAAAATTTAAGGCAGTTTATAGGGAATGTTGGGTATAGGTTTTAA
- a CDS encoding PepSY-associated TM helix domain-containing protein — protein MTVKKAIGKIHLWLGLASGLVVFIVSITGCIFVFEKELFAVFNRELVDVHLPKNAKTLSLTALQKTAQQALGVADTVTRVTMYGQPERAWEFDAFNVDKKKASRGFWAATGVRWKRAFVNPYTGKVNGVIDLRYDFFTTIRAIHQHLYLNARIGSLIVGSATLIFVVMLLSGLFLWWPKNRAAAKQRFSLKWKATTRWKRKNYDLHNVLGFYILVFGLFIALTGMVWSFTWWENTVYKMFDGRINKVELLPNPNQPPIKHQQANVLDLAAQKLTTQNPSYHSIFLSINKSANMLVTVANFKDNSLWSGYNYYLFDLTTGKQYADLLQKNKTIGQKWRNSNYDLHTGKTLGYAGMTMAFCVSFICASLPVTGFYIWWGRKRKKNLRRY, from the coding sequence ATGACGGTTAAAAAGGCCATCGGCAAAATTCACCTCTGGCTCGGGCTCGCCTCCGGCCTGGTGGTGTTCATCGTGTCCATCACCGGCTGTATCTTTGTTTTTGAGAAAGAATTGTTCGCCGTTTTTAACCGTGAATTGGTGGATGTGCATTTGCCAAAAAACGCAAAAACCCTGTCGCTCACCGCACTCCAAAAAACAGCACAACAAGCCCTCGGCGTTGCCGATACCGTTACGCGGGTAACTATGTATGGCCAGCCAGAACGAGCCTGGGAGTTTGATGCCTTTAACGTAGACAAGAAAAAGGCAAGCCGCGGTTTTTGGGCAGCTACTGGCGTAAGGTGGAAAAGGGCCTTTGTAAACCCTTATACGGGCAAGGTAAATGGCGTAATTGACCTGCGGTATGATTTTTTTACCACCATTAGGGCCATCCACCAACACCTTTACCTCAACGCCAGAATAGGAAGCCTCATTGTGGGCAGCGCAACACTGATTTTTGTAGTGATGCTGCTTTCGGGGCTTTTTTTATGGTGGCCCAAAAACAGGGCTGCAGCTAAACAGCGGTTTTCGCTAAAATGGAAAGCCACCACCCGATGGAAGCGCAAAAACTACGACCTGCACAACGTACTTGGGTTTTATATCCTGGTTTTTGGCCTTTTTATAGCCCTCACAGGCATGGTGTGGTCTTTTACCTGGTGGGAAAACACCGTTTACAAAATGTTCGATGGCCGCATTAACAAAGTAGAACTGCTACCAAACCCCAATCAGCCGCCAATAAAACACCAGCAGGCCAATGTTTTAGACCTCGCCGCACAAAAGCTAACCACACAGAACCCATCCTATCACAGCATTTTCCTTTCTATAAATAAAAGCGCAAACATGCTGGTAACAGTCGCAAATTTTAAAGACAACAGCCTGTGGTCGGGTTATAACTACTACCTGTTCGATTTGACAACGGGGAAACAATACGCAGATCTGCTGCAAAAAAACAAAACCATTGGCCAAAAATGGCGCAACAGCAATTACGATCTGCACACTGGAAAAACCTTGGGATACGCCGGCATGACGATGGCATTTTGCGTCTCGTTCATCTGCGCCTCGTTGCCGGTTACGGGCTTTTACATCTGGTGGGGCCGTAAAAGGAAGAAAAACTTGAGGCGTTATTAG
- a CDS encoding TonB-dependent receptor yields the protein MRRSFTFLLLLFTIKAFAQTGSIKGTVTTADGKPAELVSIKFREIKRTSVADENGAFTFHKVPVGTYTLVASYTGLNPQQQQVTIIANSETAVNFILTENREQLNEVFVQGNSNKFANKNTEHVARMPLKNLENPQVYSVVGEKLLKEQVVTTMLDALKMAPGVAPTSFPSGGVGLVSRGFITSIGARNGLQSNLGRSSADVSNIERIEFIKGPSGVLFGSGISSFGGVVNLVTKKPIENFFGNVGLTVGSFGLARITADVNAPVNQDKTLLARVNTALHRQNSFSDFGRTNSFAFAPSLLYKASNKLTFLFDAEIFNATSSRPTYTIINPKSGYTNFKDLPLPYRTSLYDNDVDAKTESQKYFVEAKYQINDHWTSSSNLSYVNEFTEYSYQTYNTWTAKNTVARYIGIWGPIKNTYINAQQNFVGKFKTGPIKHTLLTGLNYTNLYANGSSKRAPNFDTVNVTMPNKLINKIQANDILLKPSAVINWRNTKNELMGAYVSEVLNVEDRLYAMLSLRFDRYTSKQTGQDDYQQNALAPKLGLVYQLIKNQVSVFGNYMSGFQNNNPIQEQPDGSILSVKPIFANQWEAGVKSEIFNGKVSSTLSYYSINIDNALRRSDGNFISQDGQQQSKGFEFEFLANPIASLNIILGYGYNENKIVKAAANEGNFVAGAPNHIANYWLSYQFASGALKNVGAGFGGNYVGKSYFNDSNSITLPQYHVVNAALFYNDLKWRLGLKMNNIGNAHYWDYFGIYNPTRNFAVDFTLKF from the coding sequence ATGAGAAGATCTTTTACTTTTTTACTCCTCCTATTCACTATCAAGGCATTTGCTCAAACAGGCAGCATTAAGGGCACCGTAACTACAGCCGATGGTAAGCCGGCAGAACTTGTCAGCATAAAGTTTCGGGAAATTAAGCGGACCAGCGTTGCGGATGAAAATGGCGCATTTACCTTTCATAAAGTGCCCGTTGGAACTTATACGCTGGTAGCTAGCTATACCGGATTAAACCCTCAGCAGCAGCAGGTAACCATCATCGCCAACTCGGAAACAGCCGTAAACTTTATTTTAACTGAAAATCGGGAGCAACTAAACGAGGTATTTGTGCAGGGCAACAGTAATAAATTTGCCAATAAAAACACAGAGCATGTGGCCCGAATGCCATTGAAAAACCTCGAAAACCCACAGGTGTATAGTGTTGTGGGCGAGAAATTATTAAAGGAGCAGGTGGTAACTACCATGTTAGACGCCTTAAAAATGGCGCCGGGTGTTGCGCCAACTTCGTTTCCAAGCGGCGGAGTGGGTTTGGTATCTCGTGGCTTTATCACCAGCATTGGCGCCCGTAACGGTTTACAGTCTAATTTGGGCCGTTCCAGCGCCGATGTTTCCAACATCGAACGTATCGAATTTATTAAAGGCCCGTCAGGTGTGTTGTTTGGCTCGGGAATTTCCTCTTTTGGTGGCGTGGTAAATCTGGTGACCAAAAAGCCAATAGAAAATTTCTTCGGAAATGTGGGTTTAACGGTGGGGAGTTTTGGGCTGGCCCGCATCACGGCAGACGTGAATGCGCCTGTAAATCAAGATAAAACCCTTTTGGCCCGCGTTAATACGGCGCTACATCGGCAAAACAGTTTCAGCGATTTTGGCCGCACCAATAGCTTCGCCTTTGCGCCGAGCTTATTGTACAAGGCGAGCAATAAGCTTACCTTTTTATTTGATGCGGAGATTTTTAATGCCACTTCGTCAAGGCCCACCTACACCATCATCAACCCGAAATCTGGCTATACCAATTTCAAAGACCTTCCGCTGCCCTACCGAACATCGTTATACGATAACGACGTGGATGCCAAAACGGAATCGCAGAAGTATTTTGTCGAGGCGAAATATCAAATCAACGATCATTGGACATCATCGAGCAATCTCTCGTACGTAAACGAATTTACCGAATACAGTTATCAAACTTACAATACCTGGACGGCCAAAAACACGGTGGCGAGGTATATTGGCATTTGGGGGCCTATAAAAAATACTTATATCAATGCGCAGCAGAATTTTGTGGGCAAATTTAAAACCGGGCCGATCAAACATACGCTGCTTACGGGGCTGAACTATACCAATTTATATGCGAACGGTTCGAGCAAGAGGGCGCCAAATTTCGACACGGTGAATGTAACGATGCCCAACAAGCTCATCAATAAAATACAGGCAAATGATATTTTGCTGAAACCATCAGCAGTAATCAACTGGCGTAACACCAAAAACGAATTGATGGGCGCCTACGTGTCGGAAGTGTTAAATGTAGAAGACAGGTTGTACGCCATGCTGAGCCTGCGTTTCGATCGGTATACTTCTAAACAGACAGGGCAGGATGATTATCAACAGAATGCCTTGGCCCCTAAACTGGGTCTCGTTTATCAATTGATAAAAAACCAGGTTTCGGTATTTGGCAACTACATGAGCGGTTTCCAGAACAACAACCCCATACAAGAGCAGCCCGATGGAAGCATTTTGAGCGTGAAGCCAATTTTTGCCAATCAATGGGAAGCCGGGGTAAAAAGCGAAATCTTCAACGGCAAGGTAAGCAGCACGTTAAGCTATTATAGCATCAATATAGATAACGCCCTACGCAGAAGCGATGGCAATTTCATCAGCCAGGATGGCCAGCAACAAAGTAAAGGCTTCGAGTTTGAGTTTTTGGCCAACCCCATAGCTAGCTTAAATATTATACTCGGCTACGGATATAACGAAAACAAGATTGTAAAGGCTGCCGCAAACGAGGGCAACTTTGTGGCCGGGGCGCCAAACCACATCGCCAATTACTGGCTAAGCTACCAATTTGCATCGGGGGCGCTAAAAAACGTTGGTGCAGGCTTTGGGGGTAACTACGTGGGCAAAAGCTATTTTAACGACAGCAACAGCATCACACTTCCCCAATACCATGTGGTAAATGCGGCCCTGTTTTATAACGACTTAAAATGGCGGCTGGGCCTCAAAATGAATAATATTGGCAATGCGCATTATTGGGATTATTTCGGGATTTACAACCCTACACGAAATTTTGCGGTCGATTTTACGCTTAAGTTTTAA
- a CDS encoding DUF4142 domain-containing protein, producing MKKIFLISTIVAGALLFQSCQTADKKSSTEKDSVAGDTNMITGNHVAGTESTESGLDEDGATFLRKAAAGGMMEVEAAKIAQKNASNQSVKDFADKMLTDHGKANQQLKELADYKKIITPNTLPAEEQIRLDELKKVTGAAFDKAYMEMMVKDHDKTVAIFKDGTNNRDAALKSWASKTLAIIEHHDQMAKEIASSLK from the coding sequence ATGAAAAAGATTTTTTTAATTTCTACCATTGTTGCAGGCGCACTCTTGTTTCAGAGCTGTCAAACCGCCGATAAGAAATCATCAACTGAAAAAGACAGTGTTGCCGGCGACACGAATATGATTACCGGAAACCATGTGGCCGGAACGGAAAGTACCGAGTCTGGTTTGGATGAAGATGGCGCTACATTTTTAAGAAAAGCAGCAGCGGGCGGAATGATGGAAGTGGAAGCCGCCAAAATTGCCCAGAAAAACGCATCCAATCAATCGGTTAAAGATTTTGCCGATAAAATGCTTACCGATCATGGCAAGGCAAATCAGCAATTAAAGGAACTGGCCGATTACAAGAAAATAATTACTCCAAATACACTTCCTGCTGAAGAACAAATCCGCCTAGATGAATTGAAGAAAGTAACCGGGGCGGCATTCGATAAAGCATATATGGAGATGATGGTTAAGGACCATGACAAAACGGTAGCCATATTTAAAGACGGGACCAACAACCGCGATGCCGCACTTAAATCATGGGCCTCTAAAACACTCGCCATCATTGAGCATCACGATCAAATGGCAAAGGAAATTGCGTCATCGCTAAAGTAG
- a CDS encoding GNAT family N-acetyltransferase yields MQISENGFIFSDKKELLQVAAIHRYLSEESYWAKNIPLDVVQRSIDNSLCFGIYKNQQQVGFARWITDEATFGWLCDVYIEKAFRGLGLSKKLMSFMIFHPALQGLRRYQLATLDAHALYEQFGFKPIEHPEQQLGIAIKNPYQTNNE; encoded by the coding sequence ATGCAGATCAGCGAAAACGGTTTTATTTTTTCAGATAAGAAGGAGCTCCTTCAGGTTGCTGCAATCCATCGGTATTTGAGCGAAGAATCTTATTGGGCCAAAAATATCCCGTTGGATGTTGTTCAGCGATCAATTGATAATTCTTTGTGCTTTGGCATCTACAAAAATCAGCAACAAGTGGGCTTTGCACGCTGGATAACCGATGAGGCCACTTTTGGCTGGCTATGCGATGTTTACATAGAAAAAGCGTTCAGGGGATTGGGTTTGTCGAAAAAGCTCATGTCGTTTATGATCTTTCACCCTGCCCTGCAAGGCTTGCGTCGCTACCAATTGGCAACTTTAGATGCACATGCCTTGTACGAGCAGTTCGGCTTCAAGCCCATTGAGCACCCCGAGCAGCAGCTGGGAATCGCCATCAAAAACCCTTACCAAACCAACAACGAATAG
- a CDS encoding YajQ family cyclic di-GMP-binding protein has translation MPSFDIVSKVDAQTLDNAINNAKKEILNRFDFNGSKSTIDLDKKTNVVTIFTEDDMRLKAIEGSIISRMMKQNLDPKSLDFGKEIIASGNMIRKEITVKEGLDKEAAKKVVAKIKSSGLKVQPAIMDDQVRVTAKKIDDLQAVISLCRGEDFDQPLQFINMRA, from the coding sequence ATGCCTTCTTTTGATATAGTGAGTAAAGTTGATGCGCAAACACTTGATAATGCGATCAATAATGCCAAAAAGGAAATATTGAACCGATTTGACTTTAACGGCTCGAAAAGCACCATCGATTTGGATAAAAAAACAAACGTTGTTACCATTTTTACTGAAGATGATATGCGTTTGAAGGCCATTGAAGGGTCAATTATTTCGCGGATGATGAAACAAAACCTTGATCCTAAAAGCCTCGATTTTGGGAAAGAAATTATTGCTTCGGGAAACATGATCCGCAAGGAAATTACGGTGAAGGAAGGTTTAGACAAGGAAGCCGCAAAAAAGGTGGTGGCTAAAATTAAGTCAAGCGGATTAAAAGTTCAGCCAGCTATTATGGATGATCAGGTTCGGGTAACTGCCAAAAAAATTGATGATTTACAGGCCGTTATCAGTCTTTGCCGCGGCGAGGATTTCGATCAGCCTTTGCAATTTATTAACATGAGAGCGTGA